The following coding sequences are from one Rathayibacter sp. SW19 window:
- a CDS encoding aminopeptidase P family protein, which translates to MSVDGVVSSVSALERLKVLHNGEKVQLTFSDLEMERRLAGLRRIMAEKELDAVILTSFHNIKYYSDFLHTYFGRSYALVVTADDQVTVSANIDAGMPWRRGYGENIVYTDWRRDNYLFALQEALRQRGVKPHRLGVENDTLPVDSRDRIQAAFEDATLVDVAQAAMRQRMVKSAEEIAVITHGARIADLGGEAIRNAITEGITEYEVALVGTEVMVREIARTFPNSDIRDTWVWFQSGINTDGAHNWPTTRKIQRGDILSLNCFPMSCGYYTALERTLFYGQPDARSLELWDINVQVHKRGMELIKPGAVCKDIAAELNEIYVSHGLLANRTFGYGHSFGVLGHYYGREAGLELREDIDTVLEPGMVVSMEPMIAVMDGLPGAGGYREHDILVIGQDGATDITGFPFGAEHNIIDA; encoded by the coding sequence ATGTCTGTTGATGGTGTGGTTTCGTCGGTGTCGGCGTTGGAGCGTTTGAAAGTTCTGCATAATGGTGAGAAGGTGCAGTTGACGTTTTCGGATCTCGAGATGGAGCGTCGGTTGGCGGGTTTGCGCCGGATCATGGCGGAGAAGGAATTGGATGCGGTGATCCTGACTTCGTTCCATAACATCAAGTACTATTCGGATTTCTTGCACACGTATTTCGGTCGTTCTTACGCGCTTGTGGTGACGGCGGATGATCAGGTGACGGTCTCGGCGAATATTGACGCGGGGATGCCGTGGCGGCGTGGTTATGGCGAGAATATTGTGTACACGGATTGGCGTCGGGACAATTATCTGTTCGCGTTGCAAGAGGCGTTGCGTCAGCGTGGCGTGAAACCGCACCGTCTTGGGGTGGAGAATGACACACTCCCGGTCGATAGTCGGGACCGGATCCAGGCGGCGTTCGAGGATGCCACCTTGGTGGATGTGGCGCAGGCGGCGATGCGTCAGCGGATGGTGAAGTCCGCTGAGGAGATCGCGGTGATCACTCATGGCGCCCGGATTGCTGATCTTGGTGGTGAGGCGATCCGTAACGCGATCACCGAGGGGATCACCGAATATGAGGTCGCACTGGTGGGCACCGAGGTGATGGTGCGGGAGATCGCCCGAACCTTCCCGAATAGTGACATTCGAGACACGTGGGTGTGGTTCCAGTCGGGGATCAACACCGATGGTGCGCACAACTGGCCCACGACCAGGAAGATTCAGCGTGGGGACATCCTCTCGTTGAACTGTTTCCCGATGTCGTGCGGGTATTACACCGCGTTGGAGCGCACCCTGTTCTATGGTCAGCCGGATGCTCGCTCGCTGGAGTTGTGGGACATCAACGTGCAGGTGCACAAGCGTGGCATGGAGTTGATCAAGCCCGGGGCGGTGTGCAAAGACATCGCCGCGGAGTTGAACGAGATCTACGTCTCGCACGGCCTGTTGGCCAATCGCACGTTCGGGTACGGTCACTCCTTCGGCGTGTTGGGTCACTACTACGGTCGGGAGGCCGGCCTGGAGCTGCGTGAGGACATCGACACGGTACTCGAGCCGGGCATGGTCGTCTCGATGGAGCCGATGATCGCCGTCATGGATGGTCTGCCCGGTGCCGGTGGTTACCGCGAACACGACATTCTGGTGATCGGCCAAGACGGCGCAACCGATATCACCGGTTTCCCGTTCGGTGCCGAACACAACATCATCGACGCCTAG
- a CDS encoding carboxymuconolactone decarboxylase family protein — MFVRTIPEKSATGPVADYYRQQHEAWGFLPNYARVFSSRPDVAQAWNTLNLAIRGGMDRRLFELATIAAARALHSTYCTAAHSKYLRDVCGDEATLCRIAEDPSGASLNPQDRAVYDFAAKVASDAAGVEQADIDRLHALNLSDLDITNIVFAAAARSFFTRVLDGLGAQLDVETASTFSPTLLESMIVGRPVATVMPL, encoded by the coding sequence ATGTTCGTTCGCACGATTCCTGAGAAAAGCGCCACAGGGCCCGTCGCCGACTACTACCGGCAACAGCACGAAGCATGGGGATTTCTACCCAACTATGCTCGTGTCTTCTCCAGCCGTCCCGATGTCGCACAAGCGTGGAATACACTCAACCTGGCGATCCGCGGAGGCATGGACCGCCGCCTGTTCGAACTCGCGACGATCGCCGCTGCCCGCGCCCTGCACTCCACCTACTGCACTGCTGCACATTCCAAGTACCTGCGTGATGTCTGCGGCGATGAAGCAACGCTGTGCCGGATCGCAGAAGATCCGAGCGGGGCCAGCCTGAATCCACAAGATCGCGCCGTCTATGACTTCGCCGCCAAGGTCGCGTCCGACGCGGCCGGCGTCGAGCAAGCAGATATCGACCGGTTGCATGCTCTCAACCTGTCCGACCTCGACATCACCAATATCGTGTTTGCCGCGGCGGCCCGTTCCTTCTTCACCAGGGTTCTCGACGGGCTCGGCGCACAACTCGACGTCGAAACCGCCAGCACGTTTTCGCCCACGCTACTCGAGTCCATGATCGTCGGGCGGCCGGTCGCGACAGTGATGCCGCTGTAG
- a CDS encoding MFS transporter yields the protein MDQQFDDPAGPLSASRLSSTYSVAHPARIGSRAALIYLAVCIVLIALNVRTLFSSFSAILPEIVAATGMPALLVGVLTTAPVLLLGLCAPLAPLLARHFGVERVMLACMMMLTLGLAARGLGADSALLAGTLACGAAIAVVNVLLPELVKRDFRHRLGLMSGLYTGAMFASAAMAAAFTHPVYESSGSWQFALSVWAIPALIVVVLFVPLAWRRTHGVRMATSSGVSVWRSGTAWQVTIFMVLQAMTSFSVFAWLAPILRQRGVDGGTAGLMVAVCILLQVIGSIVAPVIAVRCADQRALNVVIALLAGFGFALCVFGPMPAVWVWIVVLGVGQGGMTALALTMIVLRTRSSDAASRLSGMMQGVGYGVGSSGTLLVALLYQSTGSFTAAGLMFVAVGIVGAWFGYGAGRTRFVEER from the coding sequence ATGGATCAGCAGTTCGATGATCCTGCAGGCCCGCTCAGTGCCAGTAGGCTGAGCAGCACCTATTCGGTGGCGCATCCTGCTCGGATCGGTTCGCGCGCGGCTCTGATCTACCTTGCCGTGTGCATCGTGTTGATCGCATTGAACGTGCGTACGCTGTTCTCGAGCTTTTCCGCGATACTGCCCGAGATCGTTGCGGCCACCGGCATGCCGGCGCTGTTGGTCGGCGTGTTGACCACCGCTCCCGTGCTCCTGCTGGGTTTGTGTGCACCGCTGGCTCCGCTGCTGGCGCGCCACTTCGGGGTCGAGCGGGTCATGCTGGCGTGCATGATGATGTTGACCTTGGGTCTTGCTGCGCGAGGGCTTGGTGCCGATTCTGCTCTGCTTGCGGGGACCCTCGCTTGCGGCGCTGCCATTGCGGTTGTGAATGTGCTGCTTCCGGAGTTGGTCAAACGTGACTTTCGGCATCGGCTGGGCTTGATGAGTGGGCTCTACACGGGGGCGATGTTCGCCTCCGCAGCGATGGCAGCCGCGTTCACGCATCCCGTCTATGAGTCCAGTGGGTCCTGGCAGTTCGCGCTGTCCGTCTGGGCGATCCCCGCGCTCATCGTCGTCGTGTTGTTTGTGCCGTTGGCTTGGCGCCGAACGCACGGGGTTCGTATGGCGACCAGTTCCGGCGTGTCTGTGTGGCGCTCGGGCACAGCGTGGCAAGTCACCATATTCATGGTCCTGCAGGCGATGACGTCATTCAGTGTCTTCGCGTGGTTGGCACCGATCCTGCGTCAGCGGGGAGTCGACGGCGGAACAGCTGGCCTGATGGTTGCTGTTTGTATTCTGCTGCAGGTCATCGGCTCGATCGTGGCTCCGGTAATTGCGGTGCGCTGTGCCGACCAGCGCGCCCTCAATGTTGTCATCGCATTGTTGGCTGGGTTCGGATTCGCTTTGTGTGTCTTCGGACCGATGCCAGCGGTGTGGGTCTGGATCGTGGTCTTGGGGGTCGGGCAAGGCGGTATGACCGCACTGGCGTTGACGATGATCGTGCTGCGGACCCGGAGCAGCGATGCCGCTTCGCGACTGTCCGGGATGATGCAGGGTGTCGGTTACGGTGTCGGTTCTTCTGGCACTCTGCTTGTTGCGTTGTTGTACCAGTCGACCGGGTCCTTCACCGCCGCAGGACTCATGTTCGTGGCCGTCGGCATCGTCGGCGCATGGTTCGGATACGGGGCCGGTCGGACGCGATTCGTCGAGGAGCGATGA
- a CDS encoding purine-cytosine permease family protein gives MMPHQTLPASSSGPTESDALLGTPDYEAQLQYIPESARTRKVNGQFWIWAGANIAPINWVLGALGIQLGLGFADTVTVLVIGNIIGMGVFGFFVLLGQRTGATAMVLGRAPFGRRGNYLPSTIQALLVIGWCAINTWVVLDLVMALIAQLGWVNPHADNYGWKIGVATFIMVVQVFIAWLGYKAIAAFERWSVPFTLAILAVMSFVAWFGMNINWGYAGQSGHILEGGPRIAAMTAVMTVIGIGWGITWFTYAADYSRFVSKSVPKSKLYWYSVFGQLIPTVWLGILGATLATKSATADPGQLIVENYGALAIPVLLLVLHGPIATNILNVYTFSMATQALDIKVSRKNLNLFVGVFSLILLIVLIFQAGFASTVDTWLGAIVAWVAAWAGVMLVHYYWLDKKYPINVDRLFDPIGTRRVIEINWAGMIAFLVGIFATWLFMYGSFPVMQGWVATALGGWDFSWLAGGLASAIIYAFLGPLVHRKCYLATLSERGSSKTESAAGPVAEHEVM, from the coding sequence ATGATGCCGCATCAAACTTTACCCGCGTCGAGTAGTGGCCCCACCGAGAGCGATGCATTGTTGGGTACCCCCGACTATGAGGCGCAGCTTCAGTACATTCCTGAGTCCGCCCGAACCCGCAAGGTCAACGGGCAGTTCTGGATCTGGGCTGGAGCGAATATTGCCCCGATCAACTGGGTCCTGGGAGCCCTCGGCATCCAACTGGGCTTAGGTTTTGCCGATACAGTCACCGTTCTCGTGATCGGAAATATCATCGGGATGGGCGTATTCGGTTTCTTCGTCTTGTTGGGCCAGCGCACCGGAGCGACCGCGATGGTCCTCGGGCGAGCACCATTCGGGCGACGCGGCAATTACCTTCCGTCGACTATTCAGGCACTTCTCGTGATCGGCTGGTGCGCCATCAACACGTGGGTCGTTCTGGATCTCGTCATGGCGCTCATCGCTCAACTGGGGTGGGTCAACCCTCACGCGGATAATTATGGGTGGAAGATCGGCGTGGCCACATTCATCATGGTCGTTCAAGTCTTCATTGCTTGGCTCGGATACAAAGCCATCGCTGCCTTCGAGCGGTGGTCGGTGCCATTCACGCTTGCCATTCTCGCGGTGATGTCATTCGTCGCTTGGTTCGGCATGAACATCAATTGGGGCTATGCCGGCCAGTCCGGTCACATCTTGGAGGGCGGTCCCCGAATCGCCGCGATGACGGCGGTGATGACCGTGATCGGTATCGGTTGGGGAATCACGTGGTTCACCTACGCCGCCGATTACTCACGCTTCGTCAGCAAGTCGGTACCGAAGAGCAAACTGTACTGGTATTCCGTGTTCGGTCAGCTCATCCCAACCGTCTGGCTGGGCATCCTCGGAGCGACACTCGCCACCAAGTCGGCCACGGCCGATCCTGGACAGTTGATCGTGGAAAATTACGGTGCGCTGGCCATCCCCGTTCTGCTGCTGGTTCTCCACGGACCGATCGCCACGAACATTCTGAACGTGTACACATTCTCGATGGCCACCCAGGCGCTCGACATCAAGGTCAGTCGGAAGAACCTGAATCTTTTCGTCGGCGTCTTCTCCCTGATTCTCCTGATCGTGCTGATCTTCCAGGCAGGGTTCGCCTCAACAGTTGATACGTGGCTCGGCGCTATTGTCGCATGGGTTGCTGCCTGGGCTGGAGTCATGCTGGTGCACTACTACTGGCTTGACAAGAAATACCCCATCAACGTCGATCGGCTCTTCGACCCGATTGGAACGCGACGTGTCATAGAGATCAACTGGGCCGGCATGATCGCATTCCTTGTCGGAATCTTCGCCACCTGGCTGTTCATGTACGGCTCGTTCCCTGTCATGCAGGGCTGGGTGGCAACAGCGTTGGGTGGGTGGGACTTCTCCTGGCTGGCCGGCGGACTCGCCAGTGCGATCATTTATGCGTTCCTGGGACCGTTGGTGCACCGCAAGTGCTACCTCGCGACGTTATCCGAACGGGGTTCGAGCAAGACAGAATCGGCTGCTGGCCCGGTAGCAGAGCACGAGGTGATGTGA
- a CDS encoding class I SAM-dependent methyltransferase, whose amino-acid sequence MDHESTTTAASATGFELHAGRGGFNAAFFKVMDPYLEWNLRRYKRPVFAGLPQTVVEIGSGVGANLRYLSAGSTLVAIEPNRHMHGLLRAAALRTGVRLELRERLAEETGLPDQSVDTVISSLVLCTVQDPAAVLAEIRRLLRPGGSFRFLEHVAARSGTPTRAAQRILRRRWAWTFEGCSCERDLARSVRAAGFESVLSTTSGSTLRSSRSTVKSPASRGKAGEPSTCRYRQARATTVGSPLRSLHMPLTARRSCPMIAFMSWSTVGRPANPAGV is encoded by the coding sequence ATGGACCACGAATCTACGACCACCGCCGCGTCAGCGACCGGGTTCGAGTTGCACGCTGGCCGGGGCGGGTTCAACGCCGCGTTCTTCAAAGTGATGGACCCGTACCTGGAGTGGAACCTCCGTCGCTACAAACGACCTGTATTCGCCGGGCTTCCGCAAACTGTCGTCGAGATCGGATCCGGCGTCGGGGCCAACCTTCGCTATCTCTCGGCCGGCAGCACCCTCGTCGCCATCGAGCCGAACCGACACATGCACGGGCTGCTGCGCGCGGCGGCCCTCCGAACCGGCGTGCGGCTAGAACTCCGTGAGCGCCTGGCCGAGGAGACGGGTCTCCCTGATCAAAGCGTTGACACCGTGATCTCCTCGCTCGTGCTCTGCACAGTGCAGGACCCGGCGGCTGTGCTCGCCGAGATCCGGCGTCTCCTGCGTCCCGGTGGGAGCTTCCGGTTCCTCGAACACGTTGCAGCCAGGAGCGGCACGCCGACCCGCGCCGCACAACGGATTCTCCGTCGTCGATGGGCCTGGACCTTCGAAGGCTGCTCCTGCGAACGCGACTTGGCGCGTTCCGTGCGCGCCGCCGGATTCGAAAGCGTACTATCGACCACTTCAGGATCCACACTCCGTTCCTCCCGTTCAACAGTCAAATCTCCGGCATCGCGCGGCAAAGCAGGCGAGCCATCGACCTGCCGATACCGGCAGGCTAGAGCCACCACGGTGGGATCGCCGCTTCGAAGCCTTCACATGCCCTTGACCGCTCGGCGTTCATGCCCGATGATCGCCTTCATGAGCTGGTCAACGGTGGGCAGACCCGCCAACCCGGCCGGAGTGTAG
- a CDS encoding cation transporter, whose translation MSDARRNTLHRRVRFIVGFTISYNVLEAVVAIWSGTAASSAALIGFGLDSVVEVLSALAIAWQFTRKDPERWERATVRAIGIAFFALAAYVTFDAVLSLTGVHEANHSAVGIGITALSLIVMPVLAWFEFRTGRELRSLSVLADAKQLLLCVYLSGTVLVGLVLNGLFGWTWADSVAALVVAALAAREGVEAWRGEVESPLTVVTETVPAEKNEGHADPSTAH comes from the coding sequence GTGAGCGATGCACGTCGCAACACACTCCATCGCCGTGTGCGCTTTATCGTCGGTTTCACGATCAGCTACAACGTCCTTGAGGCGGTCGTGGCAATTTGGTCGGGCACGGCGGCTTCCTCTGCCGCCTTGATCGGCTTCGGCCTCGACTCCGTGGTGGAAGTGCTCTCCGCTCTGGCGATCGCATGGCAGTTCACGCGCAAAGATCCCGAACGGTGGGAGCGCGCCACTGTTCGGGCCATCGGGATTGCGTTCTTCGCTCTCGCAGCATATGTGACGTTCGATGCGGTTTTGAGCCTGACCGGCGTGCACGAGGCCAACCACAGCGCTGTGGGCATCGGCATCACCGCGCTGAGCCTGATCGTCATGCCGGTCTTGGCCTGGTTTGAGTTCCGCACCGGTCGCGAGTTGCGCTCCCTGAGCGTGCTCGCAGATGCCAAGCAACTCCTGTTATGCGTCTACCTGTCCGGAACGGTACTTGTCGGGCTTGTGCTCAACGGCCTGTTCGGATGGACCTGGGCCGACTCGGTCGCGGCGCTGGTCGTGGCCGCACTCGCCGCACGCGAAGGTGTCGAGGCCTGGCGCGGCGAGGTCGAATCGCCACTCACCGTTGTCACGGAGACGGTGCCAGCGGAAAAGAATGAGGGTCATGCAGATCCAAGTACTGCACATTGA
- a CDS encoding alpha/beta fold hydrolase — translation MAYELDQLAAVVATLGPEPFDLVGTSMGALAAVAWAAACPDTVRRLVLYGGWVSGADISPPSALLAMSYSLDITDLLAQVHAPTLVVHRAHDRAAPVEQAATLADGIAGAQLVVLSGRSHLPYVGDTQTLVATIRLRLGFRSRAQIAAWYSTHREAN, via the coding sequence ATGGCGTACGAACTTGATCAGCTTGCCGCGGTCGTCGCGACGCTCGGCCCGGAACCCTTCGACTTGGTCGGCACGTCGATGGGTGCGCTGGCCGCAGTGGCATGGGCAGCAGCATGCCCGGACACTGTCCGGCGGCTGGTGCTCTACGGCGGTTGGGTTTCCGGCGCGGACATTTCCCCGCCCAGTGCACTACTTGCGATGAGCTACAGCCTGGACATCACGGACCTTCTCGCTCAGGTGCACGCACCAACGTTGGTGGTGCACAGGGCCCACGATCGGGCCGCTCCGGTTGAGCAGGCCGCTACGCTTGCCGACGGCATCGCGGGCGCGCAGCTCGTGGTGCTGTCCGGCCGCTCCCATCTGCCGTATGTGGGCGACACCCAGACACTCGTGGCGACGATCCGTCTGCGACTCGGCTTTCGGTCGCGAGCCCAGATTGCCGCGTGGTACTCCACCCACCGGGAGGCAAACTAG
- a CDS encoding HD domain-containing phosphohydrolase → MAGDSVPGGIRLAELLGALSLGTDLGMGQPMEHVLRQCLIALHLAERAGLGKSEQLVVYYTSMLAWVGCHIDAYEQAKWFGDDLALKADFRMVDFSSPAVQRLFILRHIGAGAPALKRVGVGVEFARGSGAQDASDMLLNHWRAADHLTERLGLGASVRAGVEQTFERWDGEGVPKGIKGTEILTASQLVNLADVVEVFHRVGGIDAAIEVARERSGTQFAPELVDLFCVEARSLFDDLGSSTTWDTVLAAEPLSGVWLSEAEFDAALDAIADFVDLKSPYTIGHSRAVAHLAWAAARMHGYSAAAVLTIRRAGLVHDLGRLGVPNTIWDKQGELTEAEVERVRMHPYLTERMLAFSPALAPLGSIAVQHHERMDGSGYPRGLDGSALSPSGRILAAADSYCTWREPRPHRSAGTASEVAEKLRSEVRAARLDAEAVDAVLRAAGERVAIRKDWPLQLTTREVQVLRLIAGGFSNREIADELVISRKTVGNHVEHIYSKIGVSNRAMASLFASRHGLADLGTADQR, encoded by the coding sequence GTGGCTGGTGACTCAGTACCGGGAGGAATCCGGCTGGCCGAGCTATTGGGAGCACTGTCTCTGGGCACCGACCTCGGGATGGGCCAGCCGATGGAGCACGTGCTTCGGCAGTGCCTGATCGCACTCCACCTTGCGGAACGAGCGGGCCTCGGTAAATCAGAGCAGCTCGTCGTCTACTACACGTCGATGCTGGCTTGGGTCGGTTGTCACATCGATGCGTATGAACAGGCGAAGTGGTTCGGTGACGATCTCGCGTTGAAGGCCGACTTTCGAATGGTGGACTTTTCTTCACCTGCGGTGCAGAGGCTGTTCATCCTCCGCCACATCGGTGCTGGGGCGCCGGCGCTGAAGCGGGTTGGCGTGGGTGTCGAGTTTGCCCGTGGCAGTGGGGCCCAGGATGCCTCGGACATGCTGCTCAACCACTGGCGGGCCGCCGATCATCTGACCGAGCGACTGGGACTCGGTGCGTCGGTGCGCGCCGGTGTCGAGCAGACCTTCGAGCGCTGGGATGGGGAGGGCGTGCCGAAGGGCATCAAAGGTACAGAAATCTTGACGGCTTCGCAGCTGGTGAACCTTGCCGATGTCGTGGAGGTCTTTCACCGGGTTGGCGGAATCGATGCGGCCATCGAGGTGGCCCGTGAGCGCAGTGGAACCCAGTTCGCCCCGGAGTTGGTGGACCTGTTCTGCGTGGAAGCCCGCAGCTTGTTCGACGACTTGGGGAGTTCGACCACGTGGGACACGGTTCTCGCGGCGGAACCCTTGTCGGGCGTCTGGCTCTCCGAGGCTGAGTTCGATGCGGCTTTGGACGCGATCGCCGACTTCGTCGACCTCAAGTCGCCATACACAATCGGCCATTCGCGTGCGGTCGCGCATCTTGCCTGGGCGGCAGCGCGCATGCACGGGTACTCCGCGGCGGCGGTGCTGACAATTCGACGGGCCGGCCTGGTGCATGATCTCGGGCGGCTCGGTGTCCCCAACACGATCTGGGACAAACAGGGTGAACTCACCGAAGCAGAAGTCGAACGGGTGCGGATGCACCCGTACCTGACCGAACGGATGCTCGCGTTCTCCCCTGCGCTCGCGCCGCTCGGGTCGATTGCGGTGCAGCATCACGAGCGAATGGACGGCTCCGGCTATCCGCGCGGGTTGGATGGATCCGCGCTGAGCCCTTCGGGGCGAATACTGGCCGCAGCCGACAGCTATTGCACCTGGCGTGAGCCGCGACCGCATAGATCCGCGGGCACCGCTTCGGAGGTCGCGGAGAAATTGCGCAGTGAGGTCCGTGCCGCGCGGCTCGACGCTGAGGCGGTCGACGCGGTGCTGCGGGCGGCCGGTGAACGGGTGGCCATTCGAAAGGACTGGCCACTGCAACTCACCACTCGCGAGGTGCAGGTATTGCGACTCATCGCCGGCGGGTTCTCCAATCGGGAGATCGCCGACGAATTGGTGATCTCTCGCAAGACAGTGGGCAATCACGTCGAGCACATCTATTCCAAGATCGGCGTCTCCAACAGGGCGATGGCGAGCCTGTTCGCTTCCAGGCACGGCTTGGCAGATCTCGGGACCGCTGACCAGCGTTGA
- a CDS encoding polysaccharide deacetylase family protein: MVGVEAQNLSARKAPGAIGDALHPITWPQPYRAAAAFTFDVDAESGMLVEDPAFSNRMSLMTHQAYGPTVGVPRLLQILRRRNVRATFFVPGFTADCYPDIVRAIAADGHEIAHHGYLHEHMQGISAKTEAGYLERGLDALARAAGVRPVGFRAPWWEMNWHTPDLLMDRGFLYDSSLHAGDAPYRFSMAAADGRDLIEVPIDWALDDWEQYAFYPGVTGSGVIESPAKVLELWTLEAEAHHSAGSCFVLTNHPFISGRPSKAVALEQLIERVQSMDGMWVTTLQEIAMHAKQSLTTIHTHARIDIPSFPDTAPVFRPSSVRNLGSDSAAADTGE, encoded by the coding sequence ATGGTGGGGGTTGAGGCGCAAAATCTGAGCGCTAGGAAGGCTCCGGGTGCCATCGGTGATGCTCTTCATCCGATTACCTGGCCGCAGCCTTATCGTGCGGCAGCTGCGTTCACCTTCGACGTCGACGCCGAGTCGGGCATGCTTGTCGAGGATCCCGCATTCAGCAATCGGATGTCATTGATGACGCATCAAGCGTACGGCCCGACTGTCGGCGTTCCGCGGTTGCTTCAGATCCTGCGCAGGCGCAATGTCAGGGCGACCTTCTTCGTGCCCGGTTTTACCGCTGACTGCTATCCGGACATAGTGCGCGCGATCGCAGCCGACGGGCACGAAATTGCTCACCATGGTTATCTGCATGAACACATGCAGGGGATCAGCGCTAAGACCGAAGCGGGCTACCTTGAACGCGGCCTTGACGCGCTGGCACGGGCCGCGGGCGTGCGGCCGGTCGGATTCAGAGCGCCATGGTGGGAAATGAACTGGCACACACCCGACCTCTTGATGGACCGTGGTTTCCTCTACGACTCCAGTCTTCATGCCGGGGATGCGCCGTACCGCTTCTCGATGGCCGCGGCGGATGGGCGGGATCTGATCGAAGTACCGATCGACTGGGCATTGGACGACTGGGAGCAGTACGCGTTCTACCCCGGAGTGACCGGAAGTGGTGTGATCGAGAGCCCAGCCAAGGTGCTCGAGCTGTGGACCTTGGAGGCTGAAGCCCACCACAGCGCAGGCAGTTGTTTTGTGTTGACCAACCACCCCTTCATCTCAGGACGGCCCTCGAAGGCGGTCGCGCTGGAGCAACTGATCGAACGCGTGCAAAGCATGGACGGCATGTGGGTAACGACTCTGCAGGAAATCGCCATGCACGCAAAGCAGTCGTTGACGACGATCCACACCCACGCCCGGATTGACATCCCGTCATTCCCGGACACCGCACCAGTCTTCCGGCCGTCATCGGTTCGCAACCTGGGCTCCGATTCGGCGGCCGCTGATACTGGCGAGTGA
- a CDS encoding IclR family transcriptional regulator — protein MAANPDGAVNDASRGTSVLLNAIVVLRSFSMSEPELGVSEIARRVGLHKSTVSRILSTLRAANLVERDAETRRFRLGLGVIALAGPLLADLNVRRISYPLLRDLSERTGETSALMLWNGTETVCVEQVGSRHFVKHTTPLGTRYNEAVSASVQVFLAMEGAERVRTLLGGGFVSHRLLDDADIERYLSTLRQVITTGYAVNYGETSLEEVGVSAPVSDHRGTITAAVLISAPRFRVSEGQLSVLGEACVDTARQITSRLGGTALPRETAQRTNTGRGGWTQPRRLGEQSAFLSPATGTSSRVQN, from the coding sequence ATGGCAGCTAATCCGGACGGTGCCGTCAACGACGCATCGCGCGGCACTTCCGTATTGCTGAACGCTATCGTCGTCTTGCGCAGTTTCAGTATGAGTGAGCCGGAGTTGGGTGTTTCCGAGATTGCCCGGCGGGTGGGATTGCACAAGAGCACGGTTTCGCGCATCTTGTCGACATTGCGCGCGGCGAATCTTGTCGAACGTGACGCTGAGACTCGACGCTTTCGACTCGGCCTCGGGGTGATCGCACTTGCCGGCCCTCTACTGGCCGATCTGAATGTTCGTCGGATCTCATACCCCCTGTTGCGGGACCTGAGTGAGCGTACGGGCGAGACCAGCGCCCTCATGCTCTGGAATGGGACCGAGACGGTGTGCGTTGAGCAAGTGGGCAGTCGCCATTTTGTCAAACACACGACTCCATTGGGGACCCGATACAACGAAGCAGTGAGTGCGTCAGTTCAGGTGTTCCTCGCGATGGAAGGGGCCGAACGCGTGCGAACGCTGCTTGGCGGCGGTTTCGTCTCGCATCGGCTGCTCGATGACGCGGACATAGAACGGTACCTGTCTACGCTCCGGCAGGTCATCACAACCGGCTACGCGGTCAACTATGGTGAGACTTCGCTCGAGGAGGTAGGAGTATCGGCACCCGTAAGCGACCACCGCGGCACGATCACCGCAGCGGTGCTGATCTCTGCGCCACGCTTCAGGGTTTCAGAGGGCCAATTGTCTGTTCTCGGCGAGGCGTGCGTGGACACAGCCCGGCAGATCACCTCCAGGCTGGGCGGCACCGCTCTACCACGCGAGACCGCACAACGCACAAATACAGGACGCGGTGGCTGGACCCAGCCGAGAAGGCTAGGTGAACAGTCGGCCTTCCTATCACCAGCTACAGGGACATCGTCCCGCGTACAGAATTAA